Proteins found in one Dermacentor silvarum isolate Dsil-2018 chromosome 8, BIME_Dsil_1.4, whole genome shotgun sequence genomic segment:
- the LOC119461573 gene encoding LOW QUALITY PROTEIN: NADP-dependent malic enzyme-like (The sequence of the model RefSeq protein was modified relative to this genomic sequence to represent the inferred CDS: deleted 1 base in 1 codon) yields the protein MLLLRRVQSGAFGAFIRNGAVGTGSAGSAGALIVGCPKFARRMDYLRDPRICKNLAFSARDRDNMSLRGLIPPAVRSVETELQAVMDNIKLYESGLAKYLYLRELHDYNEKLFFRVLKEYTEELMPLVYTPVVGEACLKYSLIFRRPKGLFLTAQDAGKLYDVMGNWPEKQVDAIVVTDGERILGLGDLGANGMGIPVGKLALYTALAGIHPERTLPVMLDLGTNNEILLADPYYIGLRQKRIRGAQYDDFVEEFMQAAVKRFGKNCLIQFEDFGNRNAFKLLAKYKNSYCTFNDDIQGTASVAVAGLLASMRITKTPLSSNKFLFMGAGEASLGIAELLVMAMVTEGTSEADARNSIWMLDSRGLIVKDRAPNGDSTQSHKEKFAKDVKQMNNLPDIVKFVKPTVLIGASAQSNAFNKEILECMCANAERPVVFALSNPTHKAECTADAAYTYTDGKCVFASGSPFPPFKYKGKTYYPGQGNNAYIFPGIALAVSACGVTTIGDEVFLIAAKTVANTVTEQNLNEGRVYPPLSDIHDVSLSIAAELAAHFYATGVATVKPEPKDKMAFLQSKQYDFSYPGTVKVK from the exons AACCTGGCATTCAGCGCCCGTGACCGGGACAACATGTCCCTGCGCGGCCTGATCCCGCCGGCCGTGCGCTCTGTGGAGACCGAGCTGCAGGCGGTCATGGACAACATCAAGCTGTACGAGTCCGGACTCGCCAAGTACCTGTACCTGCGGGAGCTGCAC GACTACAACGAGAAGCTGTTCTTCCGCGTGCTGAAGGAGTACACCGAGGAGCTGATGCCGCTGGTGTACACGCCCGTGGTGGGCGAGGCGTGCCTCAAGTACAGTCTCATCTTCCGCCGTCCCAAGGGTCTCTTCCTGACGGCGCAGGACGCCGGAAAGCTCTACGACGTGATGGGCAACTGGCCCGAAAAGCAGGTCGAC GCCATCGTGGTGACGGACGGCGAGCGCATCCTGGGTTTGGGCGACTTGGGCGCCAACGGCATGGGCATCCCCGTCGGCAAGCTCGCCCTGTACACGGCGCTGGCCGGCATACACCCCGAGCGAACGCTGCCCGTCATGCTGGACCTCGGCACCAACAACGAG ATTctgctggctgacccgtactacATCGGTTTGCGCCAGAAGAGGATT CGTGGCGCCCAGTACGACGACTTCGTGGAGGAGTTCATGCAGGCGGCAGTCAAGAG GTTCGGAAAGAATTGCCTGATCCAGTTCGAAGATTTTGGCAACCGAAACGCGTTCAAGCTGctcgcaaagtacaagaacagctACTGTACCTTCAACGACGACATTCAAG GCACCGCATCCGTGGCAGTGGCCGGTCTCCTGGCCAGCATGCGGATCACCAAGACACCTCTGTCCTCCAACAAGTTCCTCTTCATGGGAGCCGGAGAG GCTTCCCTGGGCATCGCCGAGCTACTGGTCATGGCCATGGTCACAGAAGGCACCAGCGAAGCAGATGCCAGAAATAGCATCTGGATGCTCGACTCCAGAGGTCTTATCGTCAAG GACCGTGCCCCGAACGGTGACAGCACGCAGTCTCACAAGGAGAAGTTCGCCAAGGACGTGAAGCAGATGAACAACCTGCCCGACATCGTCAAGTTCGTCAAGCCCACCGTTCTCATCG GCGCGTCGGCGCAGAGCAACGCATTCAACAAGGAGATCTTGGAGTGCATGTGCGCGAATGCCGAGCGACCCGTGGTGTTCGCCCTGAGCAACCCGACGCACAAGGCCGAGTGTACCGCCGACGCTGCGTACACATACACCGAC GGCAAGTGCGTGTTCGCCAGTGGCAGCCCGTTCCCGCCGTTCAAGTACAAGGGCAAGACCTACTACCCGGGACAGGGCAACAACGCGTACATCTTCCCTGGGATCGCCCTCGCCGTGTCCGCCTGTGGAGTCACCACAATCGGCGACGAGGTCTTCCTCATCGCTGCCAAG ACGGTGGCCAACACCGTGACGGAGCAGAACCTGAACGAAGGCCGCGTCTACCCGCCCCTCTCGGACATCCACGACGTGTCGCTCAGCATTGCCGCCGAACTGGCGGCCCACTTCTACGCCACCGGGGTGGCGACCGTCAAGCCGGAGCCCAAGGACAAGATGGCATTCTTGCAGAGCAAGCAGTACGACTTCAGCTACCCCGGTACCGTCAAGGTCAAGTAG